In Nitratidesulfovibrio sp., the following are encoded in one genomic region:
- a CDS encoding alpha/beta fold hydrolase produces the protein MPVSFASSYRAPFFLRNGHAQTIFPVLFRPRPEVEQRRERLNLPDDFIDLDLTPADPFAPFRGVVVVSHGLEGNSRRRYVQGMASALAATGWDVVARNFRGCGGETNRQPHMYHSGETEDLHATVQFCLARGYRRIALVGFSMGGNQTLKYLGENPDRVPPEVVGAAVFSVPCDLVGAAAVLDRPANRIYMEYFLRSLRVKMREKAALFPGQFDLTGLDAMRTFAEFDERFTAPLHGFASAMDYWTRSGCLPVLHAIRVPTLLVNACDDPFLSQGCFPEAEAARNPALHLEMPRDGGHVGFVTLNGGNRYWSEARAADFLAGLGAEQTGH, from the coding sequence ATGCCCGTCTCCTTCGCCTCCAGCTATCGCGCGCCGTTCTTTTTGCGCAACGGGCACGCGCAGACCATCTTTCCCGTGCTGTTCCGCCCCCGCCCGGAGGTGGAGCAGCGCCGCGAACGACTGAACCTGCCCGACGATTTCATCGACCTCGACCTGACCCCCGCCGATCCCTTTGCCCCGTTCCGGGGGGTGGTCGTCGTGTCCCACGGGCTGGAAGGCAATTCGCGCCGCCGCTACGTGCAGGGCATGGCCAGCGCCCTTGCCGCCACCGGCTGGGACGTGGTGGCCCGCAACTTCCGGGGCTGCGGCGGCGAAACCAACCGCCAGCCGCACATGTACCACAGCGGTGAGACGGAAGACCTGCACGCCACCGTGCAATTCTGCCTGGCCCGGGGCTACCGGCGCATCGCGCTGGTGGGCTTCAGCATGGGGGGCAACCAGACCCTGAAGTACCTGGGCGAGAACCCGGACCGGGTGCCCCCGGAGGTGGTGGGCGCGGCGGTCTTTTCCGTGCCGTGCGATCTGGTGGGGGCGGCGGCGGTGCTGGACCGGCCTGCCAACCGCATCTATATGGAATATTTCCTGCGGTCGCTGCGGGTGAAGATGCGCGAAAAGGCGGCCCTGTTCCCCGGCCAGTTCGACCTGACCGGGCTGGACGCCATGCGCACCTTTGCCGAGTTCGACGAGCGGTTCACCGCGCCGCTGCATGGCTTTGCCTCGGCCATGGACTACTGGACGCGCAGCGGCTGCCTGCCGGTGCTGCACGCCATCCGGGTGCCCACCCTGCTGGTCAACGCCTGCGACGACCCCTTCCTGTCGCAGGGCTGCTTCCCCGAGGCGGAGGCGGCGCGCAACCCGGCGCTGCACCTGGAAATGCCGCGCGACGGCGGCCACGTGGGCTTCGTGACCCTGAATGGCGGCAACCGTTACTGGTCCGAAGCGCGGGCGGCGGACTTTCTGGCGGGGCTGGGCGCGGAGCAGACCGGGCACTGA
- a CDS encoding hemolysin family protein, with protein MDDTGTSGSIYFEAGVILLLILINGFFSLAEMSLVASRKVRLRKDAERGVKGAATALRLLREPDRLFSTVQIGITLVGILTGAYGGAALAEHLSAALARVDVLRPYSGPLGFGLVILGITYFTLILGELVPKRMAFGNPEACARRTAPFMALLLRLALPLVRLLSASSRAASRLLRLPEGGDRAVTEEEIRGLIGEGAASGVVEHAERDMLERIFRLGDRRAGSLMTHRSQVEWLDLDMPDEENMLRIAQSSHSCFPVARGDIAAATGVLKARDFLAARLATPDIPVDDFIRQPLYIPETARALTLLDMFRHSEGLPFALVVDEYGEVQGVVTPNDVLEAVVGELPDESGDPDPAAVRREDGSWLLDGLMPFDEMCSLAGLGAAEEPDDRPGSYETLAGFMLHRLGRMPAMGDALRWRGHRFEIVDMDGRRIDRVLVTPDPDRADDVGDDAP; from the coding sequence ATGGACGACACAGGCACATCCGGCTCCATCTACTTCGAGGCAGGCGTCATCCTCCTGCTCATCCTGATCAACGGGTTCTTTTCGCTGGCGGAAATGTCGCTGGTGGCCTCGCGCAAGGTGCGCCTGCGCAAGGACGCCGAACGCGGCGTGAAGGGCGCGGCCACGGCCCTGCGCCTGCTGCGCGAGCCGGACCGGCTGTTTTCCACCGTACAGATCGGCATCACCCTGGTGGGCATTCTGACCGGTGCCTACGGCGGGGCCGCGCTGGCCGAGCATCTTTCCGCCGCGCTGGCCCGCGTGGACGTGCTGCGCCCCTACAGCGGCCCGCTGGGCTTCGGTCTGGTGATCCTTGGCATCACCTATTTCACCCTGATCCTTGGCGAACTGGTGCCCAAGCGCATGGCCTTCGGCAACCCGGAGGCCTGCGCCCGCCGCACCGCGCCGTTCATGGCGCTGCTGTTGCGTCTGGCCCTGCCGCTGGTGCGTCTGCTCAGCGCCTCGTCGCGCGCGGCATCGCGCCTGCTGCGCCTGCCGGAGGGCGGCGACAGGGCCGTGACGGAAGAGGAAATCCGGGGACTCATAGGCGAGGGGGCGGCATCGGGCGTGGTGGAACACGCCGAGCGCGACATGCTGGAACGCATCTTCCGGCTGGGTGACCGGCGGGCGGGCTCGCTGATGACCCACCGTTCGCAGGTGGAATGGCTGGACCTGGACATGCCCGACGAGGAAAACATGCTGCGCATCGCGCAGTCGTCCCATTCCTGCTTTCCCGTGGCGCGGGGCGACATCGCCGCCGCCACCGGGGTGCTGAAGGCGCGCGACTTCCTGGCCGCGCGGCTGGCCACCCCGGACATTCCCGTGGACGACTTCATCCGGCAGCCCCTGTACATCCCCGAGACGGCCCGCGCCCTGACCCTGCTGGACATGTTCCGCCACTCCGAAGGGCTGCCCTTCGCCCTGGTGGTGGACGAATACGGCGAGGTGCAGGGGGTGGTCACCCCCAACGACGTGCTGGAAGCCGTGGTGGGCGAGTTGCCCGACGAAAGCGGCGACCCCGACCCGGCGGCCGTGCGGCGCGAGGACGGCAGCTGGCTGCTGGACGGACTGATGCCCTTCGACGAAATGTGCTCGCTGGCGGGGCTGGGCGCAGCGGAGGAACCCGATGACCGGCCCGGCTCGTACGAGACCCTGGCCGGATTCATGCTGCACCGGCTGGGGCGCATGCCCGCCATGGGCGATGCCCTGCGCTGGCGCGGTCACCGCTTCGAGATCGTGGACATGGATGGCCGACGCATCGACCGGGTGCTGGTAACCCCGGACCCCGACCGCGCGGATGACGTGGGCGACGACGCACCGTAA
- a CDS encoding aminoacetone oxidase family FAD-binding enzyme: protein MTRTDTDVLILGAGASGLFCAMTAAARGRRVTLVDHARATGRKVRIAGGGKCNFTNLEMHARHYVGGNPHFPKSALARFTPWDMVSLLSEHAIAWEEREHGQLFCLRSADDVADLLEARCRAADCRFLLGQRVEGVEHDGEAFVVTVAPAQAAGGDADGGAYASANSGTHAGTEGASPKTIRLRAAALVVATGSAAWPQIGATDIGHRIARQFGHAVAPSRPVLVPLVMDPQWPLHGLAGIALPARVTTGGTSFTLPLLFTHRGISGPAALQASCYWQPGEPVEIDFLPGANLDDLLRAPEHGKLLVRTLLGRLFPDRLAERLVPPDLAGRKIAELSRSARAALHGAVHAHAAVPTGTEGMRKAEAATGGVRVDQISSRSMESALRPGLFLTGEVLDVTGQLGGYNLHWAWASGKAAGEVA from the coding sequence GTGACCCGCACCGATACCGATGTGCTGATTCTGGGGGCCGGAGCCTCCGGCCTGTTCTGCGCCATGACCGCCGCCGCGCGGGGCCGCCGCGTGACGCTGGTGGACCACGCCCGCGCCACCGGCCGCAAGGTGCGCATTGCCGGAGGCGGCAAGTGCAACTTCACCAATCTGGAGATGCACGCCCGCCACTACGTGGGCGGCAACCCCCACTTCCCAAAGTCCGCCCTGGCCCGGTTCACCCCGTGGGACATGGTCAGCCTGCTCTCCGAGCACGCCATCGCCTGGGAAGAGCGTGAGCACGGGCAGCTGTTCTGCCTGCGCTCCGCCGACGACGTGGCCGACCTGCTGGAGGCACGCTGCCGCGCGGCGGACTGCCGCTTTCTGCTGGGGCAGCGGGTGGAAGGGGTGGAGCACGACGGCGAGGCCTTCGTGGTCACCGTGGCCCCCGCGCAGGCTGCCGGTGGTGATGCCGATGGCGGTGCGTACGCCAGCGCGAACAGCGGGACGCACGCGGGCACGGAGGGTGCATCCCCCAAGACCATCCGGCTGCGCGCCGCAGCGCTGGTGGTGGCCACGGGCAGCGCGGCCTGGCCGCAGATCGGGGCCACCGACATCGGCCACCGCATCGCCCGGCAATTCGGGCACGCCGTGGCACCGTCGCGCCCGGTGCTGGTGCCGCTGGTCATGGACCCGCAATGGCCCCTGCACGGCCTTGCGGGCATAGCCCTGCCCGCCCGCGTGACCACGGGGGGGACATCGTTCACGCTGCCCCTGCTGTTCACCCACCGGGGCATCAGCGGCCCGGCGGCCTTGCAGGCATCCTGCTACTGGCAGCCCGGCGAGCCGGTGGAGATAGACTTCCTGCCCGGCGCAAACCTGGACGACCTGCTGCGCGCCCCGGAACACGGCAAGCTGCTGGTGCGCACCCTGCTGGGCCGCCTGTTTCCCGACCGGCTGGCGGAACGGCTGGTTCCGCCCGATCTGGCGGGGCGCAAGATCGCCGAACTGTCCAGGTCCGCCCGTGCCGCCCTGCACGGGGCCGTGCACGCTCACGCCGCCGTGCCCACGGGCACGGAGGGCATGCGCAAGGCGGAAGCCGCCACGGGCGGCGTGCGCGTTGACCAGATTTCCTCGCGCAGCATGGAAAGCGCGCTGCGCCCCGGCCTGTTCCTTACCGGAGAGGTGCTGGACGTCACCGGGCAGCTTGGCGGGTACAACCTGCACTGGGCATGGGCCAGCGGCAAGGCCGCGGGCGAGGTCGCATAA
- a CDS encoding hydantoinase/oxoprolinase family protein, translating to MYLGIDVGGTHTDAVVMDGRTIAASAKVPTDHHDLLASVRAAMQGLLQPHGGVEPGRITRMNLSTTLSTNAIVEGKTEDVAVVVSAGPGIDPEHFRVGRFYFPVSGSIDHRGEEIAPLDPAEMARVSTACCEAGVRLFAAVGKFSTRNPAHETAMGEALGARGGGSPASCGCGDFVSLGHRLSGQLNFPRRVATAYYNSAVWRVYNRFADAIEQSAREFGITAPIHILKADGGTMPLAVSRELPVESILSGPAASVMGIIALCDIREDCVILDIGGTTTDIAVFACGSPVIEKDGIEVGSYPTLVRALKTRSIGVGGDSRLHVAAGAVRVGPERAGASMAMGGTRPTLIDALNYREHAAVGDVAASARGIRELAGLWDLYPERLADDAIAEAVARIRAAVTDLVDEVNARPVYTIMELLQGRAVEPAAVYLMGGPAKVMQPLLAPALGKRVEVPDEFAVANAIGAALTRTTAELELFADTEKGVLFIPTLGVERKTVRGFDLERAKADARQALLEHLASLGVTGGEAAVEVVEASSFNMVGDYGTVGRNIRVKCQVRPGIMGEQARSGQQGNGGRNACGCKPCADEAGA from the coding sequence ATGTACCTGGGAATCGACGTCGGCGGCACGCATACCGATGCCGTGGTCATGGATGGCCGCACCATCGCGGCCAGCGCCAAGGTGCCCACGGACCATCACGACCTGCTGGCCTCGGTGCGCGCGGCCATGCAGGGGCTGTTGCAGCCCCATGGGGGAGTGGAACCGGGGCGCATCACCCGCATGAACCTCAGCACCACGCTGTCCACCAACGCCATCGTGGAAGGCAAGACCGAGGACGTGGCGGTGGTGGTGTCCGCCGGGCCGGGCATCGACCCGGAACACTTCCGCGTGGGGCGGTTCTACTTTCCGGTAAGCGGGTCCATCGACCACCGGGGCGAGGAGATTGCCCCGCTCGACCCGGCGGAGATGGCGCGGGTGTCCACCGCCTGCTGCGAGGCGGGGGTGCGCCTGTTCGCGGCGGTGGGCAAGTTTTCCACCCGCAATCCCGCGCACGAGACGGCCATGGGCGAGGCGCTCGGCGCGCGCGGCGGCGGCAGCCCCGCAAGCTGCGGCTGCGGCGACTTCGTCTCGCTGGGGCACCGCCTGTCGGGCCAGCTGAACTTTCCGCGCCGGGTGGCCACGGCCTACTACAACTCGGCGGTGTGGCGGGTGTACAACCGCTTTGCCGACGCCATAGAGCAGTCGGCCCGCGAATTCGGCATCACCGCGCCCATCCACATATTGAAGGCCGACGGCGGCACCATGCCGCTGGCCGTGTCGCGCGAACTGCCGGTGGAATCCATCCTGTCCGGCCCGGCGGCCAGCGTCATGGGCATCATCGCCCTGTGCGACATCCGCGAAGACTGCGTGATCCTGGACATCGGCGGCACCACCACGGACATCGCCGTGTTCGCTTGCGGTTCGCCGGTCATCGAGAAGGACGGCATAGAGGTGGGCAGTTACCCCACGCTGGTGCGCGCCCTGAAAACGCGGTCCATCGGCGTGGGGGGCGATTCGCGCCTGCACGTGGCCGCAGGCGCGGTGCGCGTGGGGCCAGAACGGGCCGGGGCCAGCATGGCCATGGGCGGCACGCGGCCCACGCTCATCGACGCGCTGAACTACCGGGAGCACGCCGCCGTGGGCGATGTGGCGGCTTCGGCGCGGGGCATCCGCGAACTGGCCGGGCTGTGGGACCTGTATCCGGAACGGCTGGCCGACGACGCCATTGCCGAGGCCGTGGCGCGCATCCGCGCCGCCGTCACCGACCTGGTGGACGAGGTCAACGCCCGCCCGGTGTACACCATCATGGAACTGTTGCAGGGCAGGGCGGTGGAGCCCGCCGCCGTGTACCTGATGGGCGGCCCGGCGAAAGTCATGCAGCCGTTGCTGGCACCGGCGCTGGGCAAGCGGGTGGAGGTGCCGGACGAGTTTGCCGTGGCCAACGCCATCGGTGCGGCGCTGACCCGCACCACGGCGGAACTGGAGCTGTTCGCGGACACTGAAAAGGGCGTGCTGTTCATCCCGACCCTGGGCGTGGAACGCAAGACTGTACGGGGCTTCGACCTGGAACGGGCCAAGGCGGATGCCCGGCAGGCCCTGCTGGAACACCTCGCGAGCCTTGGCGTTACCGGCGGCGAGGCGGCGGTGGAAGTGGTGGAAGCCTCGTCGTTCAACATGGTGGGCGACTACGGCACCGTGGGCCGCAACATCCGCGTGAAGTGCCAGGTGCGCCCCGGCATCATGGGTGAGCAGGCCCGGTCAGGCCAGCAGGGGAACGGGGGCAGGAACGCCTGCGGCTGCAAGCCCTGCGCGGACGAGGCCGGAGCGTGA
- a CDS encoding DksA/TraR family C4-type zinc finger protein, with protein sequence MATGWAGDNAVNDQIRDSIADEVQRARDSLPKGPGLNFCEECGDPIPEARRKALPGVRLCVQCQQEADRDRQAVSLYNRKGSKDSQLR encoded by the coding sequence ATGGCCACTGGATGGGCGGGCGACAACGCCGTCAACGACCAGATACGAGATTCCATCGCCGACGAAGTGCAGCGGGCGCGCGACAGCCTGCCCAAAGGGCCTGGGCTGAACTTCTGCGAGGAATGCGGAGACCCCATACCGGAAGCCCGGCGCAAGGCCCTGCCCGGTGTGCGTCTGTGCGTGCAGTGCCAGCAGGAGGCCGACCGGGACCGCCAAGCGGTTTCGCTGTACAACCGCAAGGGCAGCAAGGACAGCCAGTTGCGCTGA
- a CDS encoding CobD/CbiB family cobalamin biosynthesis protein: MDALWGAWGPWGLLTVPPLALLLDLWLGDPRGLPHPVCGVGRMLRRAEAMARRHADGLPEGERPAALRRAGVLAVVAVAGGVALAVWGLVSLPVLSQWLPVLSPWLGALMAVYFAWAGLALGSLLREGQRTLHAIEHGTLDEARAAVSMLVSRDTAQLDRPDLCRALAETLAENFNDGFVAPFFWLLLGGPAGLWGYKAVSTMDSMWGYRTDRWCDLGRACARLDDVLAWLPARLAAFFLWLSAPLVLTDKGRGGGRGGGTGMGPGVGRGWQGFGPMARDARSMESPNAGWPMSAAAWLHGAPMGGPTPYFGVVKHKPVLGPRPEVNEGGAKGTDGDGGAASAPASPSVWDTERLYRLLRHLRVAGLVAAGCLWGGALLLLLLA; encoded by the coding sequence ATGGATGCCCTGTGGGGCGCGTGGGGGCCGTGGGGCCTGCTGACCGTGCCGCCGCTGGCCCTGTTGCTGGACCTGTGGCTGGGCGACCCGCGCGGCCTGCCGCACCCGGTGTGCGGTGTGGGCCGCATGCTGCGCCGGGCAGAGGCCATGGCCCGCCGCCATGCGGACGGCCTGCCGGAAGGGGAACGCCCCGCCGCGCTGCGCCGGGCGGGGGTGCTTGCCGTTGTGGCCGTGGCGGGTGGTGTTGCGCTTGCGGTGTGGGGGCTGGTCAGCCTTCCCGTGCTGTCCCAGTGGCTTCCCGTGCTGTCCCCGTGGCTGGGCGCGCTGATGGCCGTGTATTTCGCCTGGGCCGGGCTGGCCCTGGGCAGCCTGCTGCGCGAGGGACAGCGCACCCTGCACGCCATCGAGCACGGCACGCTGGACGAGGCCCGCGCGGCGGTATCCATGCTGGTCAGCCGCGACACGGCGCAACTGGACCGCCCGGACCTGTGCCGCGCGCTGGCGGAAACGCTGGCCGAGAATTTCAACGATGGCTTCGTGGCTCCGTTCTTCTGGCTGCTGCTGGGCGGTCCCGCCGGTTTGTGGGGCTACAAGGCGGTGAGCACCATGGATTCCATGTGGGGCTACCGCACGGACCGGTGGTGCGACCTGGGCCGGGCCTGCGCCCGGCTGGACGATGTGCTGGCGTGGCTGCCCGCGCGGTTGGCCGCCTTTTTCCTGTGGCTGTCAGCGCCGCTGGTGCTGACGGACAAAGGGAGGGGAGGGGGGAGGGGCGGGGGCACGGGCATGGGGCCGGGCGTGGGACGCGGCTGGCAGGGCTTCGGCCCCATGGCCCGCGATGCGCGCAGCATGGAATCGCCCAACGCGGGCTGGCCCATGAGCGCTGCCGCGTGGCTGCATGGCGCGCCCATGGGCGGACCTACCCCCTATTTCGGAGTGGTGAAGCACAAGCCGGTGCTGGGGCCGCGACCAGAAGTGAACGAGGGTGGTGCGAAAGGGACGGACGGTGATGGCGGCGCGGCATCCGCCCCCGCATCCCCCTCCGTCTGGGACACCGAGCGGTTGTACCGGCTGTTGCGCCACCTGCGCGTGGCCGGGCTGGTGGCGGCGGGTTGCCTGTGGGGCGGGGCGCTGCTGCTGTTGCTGCTGGCGTAA
- a CDS encoding tRNA (cytidine(34)-2'-O)-methyltransferase has translation MHIVLYHPEIPPNTGNVARLCAATRTALHLIEPLGFSLDDRYLKRAGLDYWPHVNLSVWPDWQAYLDGPGRERRLVMTSARAGAAVHRFDFTARDALVFGPETTGLPAEVLDATPHHVRIPIWGEVRSLNLSTATGIVLYQALAHTGALEGR, from the coding sequence ATGCACATCGTTCTGTATCATCCGGAAATTCCGCCCAACACGGGCAATGTGGCGCGGCTGTGCGCGGCCACGCGCACCGCGCTGCACCTCATCGAGCCGCTGGGCTTCAGCCTGGACGACCGCTACCTGAAGCGGGCCGGGCTGGACTACTGGCCGCACGTGAACCTTTCCGTGTGGCCGGACTGGCAGGCCTACCTTGACGGGCCGGGGCGCGAGCGCCGCCTGGTCATGACCAGCGCCCGCGCGGGCGCTGCCGTGCACCGCTTCGACTTCACGGCGCGCGACGCCCTTGTGTTCGGGCCGGAGACCACCGGCCTGCCCGCCGAGGTGCTGGACGCCACGCCGCACCATGTGCGCATCCCCATCTGGGGCGAGGTGCGCAGCCTGAACCTGTCCACGGCCACGGGCATCGTGCTGTACCAGGCACTGGCGCATACCGGGGCGCTGGAAGGCCGCTGA
- a CDS encoding glycoside hydrolase family 3 N-terminal domain-containing protein, producing MRRAVGTTCLRRARVLLCAGAILLACAVLPDGVGGGAGFSGGLVASGAMAATGNATVTGLKAPVVPGPKVTAPKSPSAPGVPAPANTAAPRGAAARSASAPGKGQGTAAVHGEPSLSDMIGQMLMVGFRGAEAQAVAARAGDVLGLGGLMQSVFPAAANATKAGAAKPAAPGSSASVTSGTSGTSGTSGTSGTAGTSPTSGTYGVNEVLDDIRVGHVGGVILFDRDVTTGSPERNIISPKQVRGLSAALQAAAGASPAGLPLFVAVDQEGGRVQRLKPERGFTQFPPARQLGQGSTDETRLRAVAMGRELADVGVNLNFAPVVDVDVNPDSPAIGRLGRSYGRDPRKVAAHAAAFINGMAQTGVVSCLKHFPGHGSARTDSHLGVTDVSATRRPEELWPYRTLLRPAGNAWADGWGGMVMVGHLYDNRLDAAHPATLSRPTIDGLLRRDMGWRGVVITDDLQMGAITERYPLEDVVFRAVDAGADILLFGNNLRWQPDLTARVHATLTALVQSGRISEDRIRQSYQRIARLKGLLRAGDATLGGSGLGLPDLPDVEGVTGAKMLDSDGNVGVIQQN from the coding sequence TTGAGGCGCGCGGTGGGGACGACATGCCTGCGGCGCGCCCGTGTGCTGCTGTGTGCCGGGGCGATCCTGCTGGCGTGTGCCGTGCTGCCGGACGGCGTGGGTGGTGGCGCTGGTTTTTCCGGAGGTCTCGTGGCGTCCGGGGCCATGGCGGCCACGGGTAACGCCACGGTGACCGGGCTCAAGGCTCCCGTGGTCCCAGGACCCAAAGTGACCGCCCCCAAAAGTCCGTCCGCTCCGGGCGTGCCTGCTCCTGCCAACACGGCAGCTCCCAGGGGGGCGGCGGCACGGTCCGCGTCCGCTCCGGGAAAGGGGCAGGGCACGGCAGCGGTCCACGGCGAACCCTCCCTTTCCGACATGATCGGCCAGATGCTCATGGTGGGCTTTCGCGGGGCAGAGGCGCAGGCCGTTGCCGCGCGCGCGGGCGATGTGCTGGGCCTGGGCGGCCTGATGCAGTCGGTCTTTCCCGCAGCGGCCAACGCGACGAAGGCGGGCGCTGCCAAGCCCGCTGCACCAGGCTCCTCCGCGTCCGTCACATCGGGCACATCGGGCACATCCGGCACATCGGGCACATCGGGCACCGCGGGCACATCCCCCACGTCCGGAACCTACGGCGTGAACGAGGTGCTGGACGACATCCGGGTCGGGCACGTGGGCGGGGTCATCCTGTTCGACCGCGACGTGACCACCGGCAGCCCGGAACGCAACATCATTTCCCCCAAACAGGTGCGCGGGTTGTCCGCCGCGTTGCAGGCCGCCGCCGGGGCATCCCCCGCCGGGCTGCCGCTGTTCGTGGCCGTGGACCAGGAAGGCGGGCGGGTGCAGCGCCTGAAGCCGGAACGCGGCTTCACCCAGTTCCCTCCGGCGCGGCAACTGGGGCAGGGCAGCACGGATGAAACCCGGCTGCGTGCCGTTGCCATGGGCCGCGAACTGGCCGACGTGGGGGTGAACCTGAACTTCGCGCCGGTGGTGGACGTGGACGTGAACCCGGACAGCCCGGCCATCGGCAGACTGGGGCGGTCCTACGGGCGCGACCCGCGCAAGGTGGCGGCCCACGCGGCGGCGTTCATCAACGGCATGGCCCAGACGGGCGTTGTGTCGTGCCTCAAGCATTTTCCCGGCCACGGCAGCGCCCGCACCGATTCGCACCTGGGCGTCACCGACGTGTCCGCCACCCGCAGGCCCGAGGAACTGTGGCCCTACCGCACCCTGTTGCGCCCGGCGGGCAACGCCTGGGCCGATGGCTGGGGCGGCATGGTCATGGTGGGGCACCTGTACGACAACCGGCTGGACGCGGCACATCCGGCCACGCTGTCGCGCCCGACCATCGACGGGCTGCTGCGCCGCGACATGGGCTGGCGGGGCGTGGTCATCACCGACGACCTGCAAATGGGCGCCATCACCGAGCGCTACCCGCTGGAAGACGTGGTGTTCCGTGCCGTGGACGCCGGGGCGGACATCCTGCTGTTCGGCAACAACCTGCGCTGGCAGCCGGACCTGACCGCACGGGTGCATGCGACGCTGACCGCCCTCGTGCAGTCGGGGCGCATCTCCGAAGACCGCATCCGCCAGTCGTACCAGCGCATTGCCCGGCTGAAGGGACTGCTGCGCGCGGGCGATGCCACGCTGGGCGGCAGCGGACTTGGCCTGCCCGATTTGCCGGATGTTGAGGGAGTTACCGGGGCAAAGATGCTGGACTCTGATGGCAATGTAGGCGTTATTCAGCAAAATTGA